A genomic segment from Synchiropus splendidus isolate RoL2022-P1 chromosome 18, RoL_Sspl_1.0, whole genome shotgun sequence encodes:
- the LOC128750072 gene encoding uncharacterized protein LOC128750072 isoform X2 — protein sequence MNPETLEGSIQSVLSVLYPPFESTAPVLLSQLFQVIDSRYQGDALKCLLDFLVPAKHILDTVQQAACAQYSNVLFVCEGWPLCLHDKVVVHLASIKPLCLQPGDFYLQVAPFCDQSARILVCSLLEEEEEGPCSDLVEETPIPETLYPCIFSLDWLVELNRGRHGTPLSQCLLSTEQGVVRMPWEQVALPRFLDEPECARSSMASAHSSFSGPSPSVPRFSSPSCLFLSPSSSSETSHSSSSNPSAFSVQTRICPAKHGIAVSLYLVENSTKVAKETEAAAKSDSHMTGTFPHAWTRSDSAASASENPKNTVATGRREPAGQVPAEGDYIDVLQAALLFGGADTVAEGQQRSSVALRHQMERQTQRHQHAQMEPSHRQAPPLSPCQSRLPSTPHMHIRHSEPSARPDVCVEAGPPFPLHHSYPHHAERVEAPQCVRAVRFLETPCTPCMKRRQGAKVTKAQELRCRYRDSYQAALQNPVNIGRNNERDMTTVVEEDPTFLQCGPRKPQSESEDAPCQAGRVWPDFGAHKQTPSVNGFICQESGEQTAAPCWKPEDMTCMDHGNNSALKREGQREFTHQTSTGPLREPPPDHYDQSNGHCKHVASLAAPQGNRGFAVSSSAAQPDLILTPQNRSTALGRSTSAPEPQEGPHAQTSSTGVTADFSQPQSRRESVPDGRCSSLSTAVVETSEKCELVIVEGRNVRRRETADSCAEIPQLHVVKFKKSTAFRLVSPKISRKKVPLADDSKADKVDPPGCQSLLGPARVADMQGNLQASTARPRPNHLPLGSPDPRTHPLYLGVATLTGGRDKTGRAIVEIYGDHPGWRSNITSQELQHTLLYFYTITRREVRVSGMTLLFDARKMNPLPQFYKALMSLQEQNPQAVNSLVLMVDKGNRFRPETCPGIQTDVVTSLKSLVKIVEESQRSSRLEGTLSPSYCDWTELHQKLFPFVCDLHEASGLLLRAIRKLEEPHCVDSVQSVKQCMLNQRTLMKDVLEDSRLVGLQREGGAILARLRKESDFKYPDCENLSDAVDSLTSLYNFVEEQVHVVVQKSNESLEHLQYLQQIREMEGHFTQMQQWFQVEGEHHLLEAQSVEESGEQLEQILNSFTAFLIEANDRRHHAMTLASEAERLQQAGLEYPETEAFRTLVSSFRSGLEDFLCRAEACGRELQIMVNVCDFCDQASALAQECCDYLEHCPSRGPNTQDCSCHQTRTSLQDQVSLAGSEGQAACTADVSGPDSHNSVLQSYLNKFLQFSAERFQEVKTQASALRGSRGMQVWNSAWLRCQEAQQLLQERVQEEDYHRRSKSSNCCERHYLDVVSTNAQTATPAGQSAVVQSTPGPQHPQWEGLVSGAVDLNRRPLIEDSGPNVSSRADSNNTPAELNHTGGNEGSNATPPTPHRSSRGADREARRRQAIRARSERDAAALSQSHTVGCQWFPWSRGLKARTASQDPAPTEAAAPATPPEERVRSPSSCSQHGPPSSRVLQEAQKFQLSRHGSFCSEDSCVSDQGAAGGNSAVLCKHSSLPAGRYEGVFGVTGPQEGASTALRLQRVLEELVFTEREYVRSLGYILTHYLPLLDSPDVPQDLRGKRGIIFGNLEKLHDFHSRYFLPELEACQREPVIVARCFLRHSESFGLYALYSKNKPRSDALILHRRHDVFKKKQQELGDLMDLSSYLLRPIQRISKYSLLLQDMLALVSSRRHKSHLPDLGSRSSVSGLVPDLTQEIHDAAELVRFQMRHGNDLLTMDAIQDCDVNLKEQGQLIRQDEFTVLFRKKKCVRRIFLFEHLILFSKTKKTDVGNDVYVYKQSFKTCDIGMTHNSAVGSLCFEIWFRRRKSQDTYTLKAPSMEMKKAWTADLERILWDQAAHSRELRMQERVFMGMCRKPFMDIHPSEAAIRDRAIAGVQPGRRV from the exons AACCCTGAGACTCTCGAGGGGTCCATCCAGAGCGTGCTGTCAGTGTTGTACCCTCCCTTCGAGTCAACTGCTCCCGTACTCCTGAGTCAGCTGTTCCAGGTGATCGACAGTCGCTATCAGGGTGACGCTCTGAAGTGTCTGCTGGACTTCCTGGTTCCAGCCAAGCATATTCTCGACACCGTCCAACAGGCTGCGTGT GCTCAGTACTCCAATGTCCTCTTCGTCTGCGAGGGCTGGCCCCTCTGTCTACACGATAAAGTCGTAGTCCATCTTGCCTCCATCAAACCGCTGTGTCTCCAGCCTGGTGATTTCTACCTCCAGGTGGCGCCATTCTGTGACCAATCTGCCCGCATCCTTGTCTGCAGcctcctggaggaggaggaggagggtcccTGCTCTGACTTGGTTGAGGAGACCCCAATCCCAGAAACGTTGTACCCTTGTATCTTCAGCCTTGACTGGTTAGTGGAGCTCAACCGGGGTCGCCATGGGACGCCCCTTAGCCAGTGCCTCCTGTCCACAGAGCAGGGTGTGGTGAGAATGCCATGGGAACAAGTGGCTCTGCCACGTTTTTTGGATGAACCAGAGTGTGCCCGGAGTAGCATGGCATCTGCCCATTCTTCCTTCTCTGGACCGTCTCCGTCTGTTCCTCGCTTTTCCTCTCCAAGCTGTCTGTTTCTCAGTCCGTCGTCTTCTTCTGAGACCAGTCACAGTTCATCCTCAAACCCGTCCGCTTTCTCTGTGCAGACAAGAATCTGTCCGGCGAAGCACGGCATCGCTGTCTCCCTCTATCTTGTAGAGAATAGCACCAAAGTCGCCAAGGAGACTGAGGCGGCGGCAAAGTCTGACTCTCATATGACTGGGACCTTTCCACACGCTTGGACAAGGTCAGACTCCGCCGCAAGCGCCAGTGAAAATCCGAAAAATACAgtagcgacaggcagaagggaGCCAGCTGGACAGGTCCCCGCAGAAGGCGACTATATTGATGTTCTGCAGGCAGCTTTGCTTTTCGGGGGAGCTGACACAGTAGCTGAGGGACAGCAGAGATCCAGTGTTGCGCTTAGGCACCAAATGGAAAGGCAAACACAAAGGCATCAGCACGCACAGATGGAGCCCTCACACAGACAAGCCCCTCCCCTGTCACCCTGTCAATCACGATTACCTTCCACACCTCATATGCACATTCGCCACTCGGAACCGTCTGCCCGGCCCGATGTGTGCGTGGAAGCGGGGCCGCCATTTCCTCTCCATCATTCCTATCCCCATCATGCTGAGCGTGTGGAAGCCCCACAGTGTGTCAGAGCGGTCCGCTTCTTAGAGACGCCCTGCACCCCGTGCATGAAGAGGAGACAGGGGGCAAAGGTCACCAAAGCACAGGAGCTGAGGTGCCGATATAGAGACTCCTACCAGGCCGCCCTTCAAAACCCCGTCAACATAGGGCGGAACAATGAGAGAGACATGACGACTGTTGTGGAAGAGGACCCAACGTTCCTGCAGTGTGGTCCCAGAAAACCACAGAGCGAATCAGAGGACGCACCGTGTCAGGCTGGAAGGGTTTGGCCTGATTTTGGGGCGCATAAACAAACACCCTCAGTCAATGGATTCATCTGTCAAGAGTCCGGCGAGCAGACTGCTGCTCCATGTTGGAAGCCAGAAGACATGACATGTATGGATCACGGCAACAATAGTGCCTTGAAACGTGAGGGTCAAAGAGAGTTCACGCACCAAACCTCTACTGGGCCCCTTAGGGAGCCTCCGCCTGATCATTATGACCAATCGAATGGTCACTGTAAACATGTGGCCAGTTTAGCAGCGCCACAGGGAAACCGTGGTTTTGCTGTCTCCAGCAGTGCTGCACAGCCAGATTTGATCCTCACACCACAGAATAGATCGACCGCTTTGGGAAGAAGCACCAGTGCTCCCGAGCCCCAAGAAGGTCCACACGCACAAACCAGTTCAACTGGAGTGACCGCCGACTTTTCTCAACCGCAGAGCAGACGGGAGTCTGTGCCAGACGGCAGGTGCTCGTCTCTCTCCACCGCTGTGGTAGAAACCTCAGAGAAGTGTGAACTGGTCATTGTGGAGGGTCGAAATGTCAGGAGACGGGAAACTGCCGACTCCTGTGCGGAGATTCCGCAGCTGCATGtggtcaaatttaaaaaaagcacgGCCTTCAGGCTGGTTTCACCCAAGATCAGCAGAAAGAAAGTCCCTCTTGCAG ACGATTCTAAAGCAGACAAAGTGGACCCACCGGGATGTCAGTCGCTTCTGGGACCGGCTCGAGTCGCCGACATGCAGGGGAACCTCCAAGCTTCCACTGCACGCCCCAGGCCCAATCACCTTCCCCTGGGCTCACCGGACCCCAGAACCCACCCGCTCTATCTGGGAGTGGCTACTTTAACTG GTGGACGAGACAAGACGGGTAGAGCTATTGTGGAGATTTATGGGGACCACCCAGGGTGGAGGTCAAATATAACCAGTCAGGAACTCCAGCACACGCTGCTCTACTTCTACACCATCACGAG GAGAGAAGTCCGAGTGTCTGGAATGACACTCCTTTTTGATGCGAGGAAGATGAACCCACTTCCACAGTTCTATAAAGCTCTGATGTCACTACAG GAGCAAAATCCTCAAGCCGTCAATAGTTTGGTTCTCATGGTGGACAAAGGAAACCGCTTCAGACCTGAGACCTGCCCCGGCATCCAG ACTGATGTCGTGACCTCACTGAAGTCTTTGGTGAAGATCGTGGAGGAGAGTCAGCGAAGCTCTCGCCTGGAGGGAACCCTCTCTCCGAGCTACTGTGACTGGACCGAGCTGCACCAG AAACTCTTCCCGTTTGTGTGCGACCTCCATGAAGCCTCAGGTCTGCTGCTGAGAGCCATCAGGAAGTTGGAAGAGCCTCACTGTGTGGACTCGGTGCAG TCAGTGAAGCAGTGCATGCTGAACCAGAGGACTCTCATGAAGGATGTTCTGGAAGACAGTCGACTGGTGGGCCTGCAGAGAGAGGGCGGGGCCATCCTGGCTCGACTGAGGAAGGAAAGTGACTTCAAATACCCCGACTGTGAGAACCTCAG CGATGCAGTGGACTCGCTGACAAGCTTGTACAACTTCGTGGAGGAGCAGGTTCATGTTGTCGTTCAGAAGTCCAATGAATCCTTGGAGCATCTCCAGTATCTCCAGCAAATTCGAGAGATGGAGGGACACTTCACCCAG ATGCAGCAGTGGTTTCAAGTGGAAGGTgagcaccacctgctggaggCCCAGTCTGTGGAGGAATCTggagagcagctggagcagatcCTCAATAGCTTCACTGCTTTCCTTATTGAAGCAAAT GATCGCCGCCATCATGCCATGACTCTAGCCTCTGAGGCCGAGCGACTCCAGCAGGCCGGGCTGGAGTACCCAGAGACCGAGGCCTTCAGGACGCTTGTCTCCTCCTTCAGGTCTGGACTGGAGGACTTCCTGTGCAGGGCCGAGGCTTGTGGCCGGGAGCTGCAGATCATGGTCAACGTGTGCGACTTTTGTGACCAG GCTTCTGCTCTGGCTCAAGAATGCTGTGACTACCTGGAACATTGTCCATCGAGGGGGCCCAACACACAGGACTGTAGTTGCCATCaaaccaggacctccctgcagGACCAGGTTTCTCTGGCTGGTTCTGAAGGCCAGGCTGCTTGTACAGCTGATGTTTCTGGACCAGACAGTCACAACTCCGTTCTCCAGTCGTACCTGAACAAGTTCCTTCAGTTCAGTGCAGAAAGGTTTCAGGAAGTCAAGACTCAGGCCAGTGCCCTGCGTGGCTCCAGGGGGATGCAGGTTTGGAACTCAGCCTGGCTGCGCTGCCAGGAGgcccagcagctgctccaggagaGGGTCCAGGAGGAAGACTACCACAGAAGGTCGAAGTCCAGCAACTGCTGCGAGCGTCATTATCTGGATGTGGTGAGCACCAATGCGCAGACGGCGACACCTGCTGGCCAGAGTGCGGTGGTGCAGTCAACTCCAGGACCTCAGCATCCTCAGTGGGAAGGCTTAGTATCCGGAGCTGTGGATTTAAACAGAAGACCCCTTATTGAAGACAGTGGCCCAAACGTGTCCTCAAGAGCTGACAGCAACAATACACCTGCAGAACTCAACCATACTGGAGGAAATGAGGGATCAAACGCCACTCCACCGACCCCTCACAG GTCGTCGAGAGGAGCAGACAGGGAGGCTCGGAGGAGACAAGCGATCCGAGCCCGAAGTGAAAGAGACGCCGCCGCCCTCTCGCAGTCGCACACGGTCGGCTGTCAGTGGTTTCCCTGGAGTCGCGGCCTGAAAGCCAGAACTGCGAGCCAGGACCCGGCTCCCACCGAAGCAGCGGCACCAGCCACGCCTCCGGAGGAGCGAGTGCGGTCTCCGTCGTCCTGTTCGCAGCACGGTCCGCCTTCCAGTCGGGTCCTGCAGGAGGCGCAGAAGTTCCAACTCTCCCGCCACGGCAGCTTCTGTTCCGAGGACTCCTGCGTGAGTGACCAAGGCGCTGCAGGCGGAAACTCCGCTGTGCTCTGCAAACACTCCAGTCTGCCGGCTGGGCGGTACGAAGGCGTGTTCGGTGTGACGGGTCCTCAGGAGGGCGCCAGCACTGCCCT GCGGCTGCAGAGGGTTTTGGAGGAGCTGGTGTTCACGGAGAGAGAGTACGTGCGCTCGCTCGGCTACATCCTCACCCACTacctccccctgctggacagtCCAGACGTCCCTCAGGACCTGCGCGGCAAGAGGGGAATCATTTTCGGAAACTTGGAGAAACTGCACGACTTCCACAGTCGATACTTCCTCCCCGAGCTGGAGGCCTGCCAGCGGGAGCCTGTCATCGTGGCCCGCTGCTTCCTCAGACAC AGTGAGAGTTTCGGCCTGTACGCTCTCTACAGCAAGAACAAGCCTCGCTCCGATGCCTTGATACTTCACCGTCGCCATGACGTCTTCAAG aagaagcagcaggagctggGTGACCTGATGGACCTCTCCTCGTACCTCCTGAGGCCCATCCAGAGGATCAGCAAGTACAGCCTGCTCCTGCAGGACATGCTGGCGCTGGTCAGCTCCCGCCGACACAAAAGCCACCTGCCAGACTTGGGCTCCAGGTCCAGCGTGTCCGGGTTGGTCCCCGACTTGACGCAGGAGATCCACGACGCTGCCGAGCTGGTCCGCTTTCAGATGCGTCATGGCAACGACCTGCTCACCATGGACGCCATCCAGGACTGTGAC GTGAATTTAAAGGAGCAGGGGCAGCTGATTCGCCAGGATGAATTCACAGTTCTCTTCAGGAAGAAGAAGTGCGTGCGCCGGATCTTCCTCTTCGAGCATCTCATCCTCTTCAGCAAAACCAAGAAGACCGACGTGGGAAACGACGTCTACGTCTACAAGCAGTCCTTCAAG ACCTGTGACATTGGGATGACCCACAACTCCGCCGTGGGCAGCCTTTGCTTCGAGATCTGGTTCCGCCGGCGGAAGAGCCAGGACACGTACACTTTGAAGGCTCCCAGCATGGAGATGAAGAAGGCCTGGACCGCCGATCTGGAGCGGATACTGTGGGACCAGGCGGCTCACAGCAGAG AGCTGCGCATGCAGGAGAGAGTCTTCATGGGCATGTGCCGCAAACCTTTCATGGACATTCACCCGAGCGAGGCGGCCATCCGTGACCGGGCCATCGCTGGAGTCCAGCCTGGGagaa GAGTGTAG